GACGCAGTTGGCGCACGCTACGCGCGGGTTGCGGAAACTATCAGGCCGGCCATGTTGAAGATGGTCGGCCTGTTTGCGTGCCGGGGGCATCAATCGGGGTGCGACAGCCGGTTGTGCTGGTAGTACTCCAGCACGCGGGGAATGTAGCCCTGGGTTTCCCGGTACGGGGGCACGCGGTTATAGAGGGCCACTGCCTGCTCGCCGGCATTGTAGGCGGCCAGGGCGAGCGACAGGTCGTTGGGGAAGCGGTCCAGCAGGTAGCGCAGGTAGCGGGCGCCGGCCTGCACATTCTGTACCGGGTCGAACGGGTCGTGCACGCCGTAGCGGCGTGCGGTGGCCGGCATCAGCTGCATCAGGCCCATGGCGCCGCGTGGTGATACCGCGCGCGGGTTGTAGCCGGATTCCACCGCCACCACCGCATGCAGCAGGGCAGCGTCCATGCGCATGCTCAGCGCGGTCTGGTTGATCAGGCGGCTCCAGCGCTGGCGCGCCAGCTCATTGACCCGCGCCGCACGCGGGGCGGCAGCCGCAGCTGTTGCCGGCGCTGCCGGCTTGTCCTCCGGGGTGTGCAACAGCAACTGGTAGTGTTGATCCTGCGGCACATTGCTCAGGTGCATCACGCCATCGTTGTCGGTGAAGGCATAGATATCCTCGCTTGCGGCCAACGTTGGTGCGGCCGGAGCCAGCATGGCCAGCAGCAGCCATGCTGCGGGTGGCGGGGCGCGGGCAATGGTGGTGGGCATGGCATGGCTCCTTCAGTTCAGGCCGCGGCGGAAGCGGTAGCCCTTGTAGCGCAGTACGAGGCCGTCCGGCCGCACGCTTTCCAGAATCATGCCGGCCAGCACTTCATCACCGGCATGCAGCACGCGGTCGTTGATGATGGCCACCTGCTCGCCATCCTCCGGCGTCAGCGACAGCCCGGAGATCACCACACTGCTTTCCACCTCCCGGCGCAGGGCCGGAGGCAGACTGCCGAAGTCGACAATGCCGCTCGGTATCGGCGTGCTGTTCGCCGCTACGTTGGCCGCAGGCCTGGCGGTAGTGGCCTGGGCTGTGGCAACGGCGGCCGGTGCCGGGCGGGTCTTGTCGCTTGCCGCGGCTTCCACGGGGGTGGCGGCGCGCGGCGTGGTCGATGGCGCCGGCGCGGCGGGTGGTGGCGGCTGGCGATTCTTGTCGCCTGCCAGGGCCACCACGGGTGCGGCTGTGGCGGCACGCGGCGCGGCTGCCGGGGCCGGCGCTGTGCGACTGTCAGCGGGCGGTGCGGCTGCCGGCGCGCGCGCGATGGCGTCATGGGTTTCCGGCGGCACCGTGGTTGCCGGTTTCGGTATGGCTGGTGCGGTGGCTGCCTTGGGTATCACTGGGGGGATGGCCGGGGCGATAGCCACCCGGGCGGCGGGTGGCGGTGGGGCAGGCCGGGTTGGCCGGTATAGCAGGCCGCCGGCCGCCAGTAGCCCCAGCGCGGTGACGCCGGCCAGTACTCCCCAGCGCCGCAGCGGCCGTGCCGGCCGCGCCATCGTGGCAACGTGGCTGGTATACAGCGAGGGTGCGGATTGTTGCTGACGCTCCCGGTCGGCCTTCAGCAAGGCATCAAGAATGTAGGACATGCGGCCTCCTCCTATGCCGGCGGCGCAGTGGCGGGCGGTATGCCGCCGCCCAGCCGCGGGCTGGCGGTCTGCTGCCCGCGCCCGGCAAGCAGGATCAGCGTCAGCGGCCCGGCGATGCCGTCGGCCGGTACACCGGCCTGCTGCTGGAAGTTGCGTACCA
This Vogesella sp. LIG4 DNA region includes the following protein-coding sequences:
- a CDS encoding lytic transglycosylase domain-containing protein, which gives rise to MPTTIARAPPPAAWLLLAMLAPAAPTLAASEDIYAFTDNDGVMHLSNVPQDQHYQLLLHTPEDKPAAPATAAAAAPRAARVNELARQRWSRLINQTALSMRMDAALLHAVVAVESGYNPRAVSPRGAMGLMQLMPATARRYGVHDPFDPVQNVQAGARYLRYLLDRFPNDLSLALAAYNAGEQAVALYNRVPPYRETQGYIPRVLEYYQHNRLSHPD
- a CDS encoding general secretion pathway protein GspB, with the protein product MSYILDALLKADRERQQQSAPSLYTSHVATMARPARPLRRWGVLAGVTALGLLAAGGLLYRPTRPAPPPPAARVAIAPAIPPVIPKAATAPAIPKPATTVPPETHDAIARAPAAAPPADSRTAPAPAAAPRAATAAPVVALAGDKNRQPPPPAAPAPSTTPRAATPVEAAASDKTRPAPAAVATAQATTARPAANVAANSTPIPSGIVDFGSLPPALRREVESSVVISGLSLTPEDGEQVAIINDRVLHAGDEVLAGMILESVRPDGLVLRYKGYRFRRGLN